In Erythrolamprus reginae isolate rEryReg1 chromosome 10, rEryReg1.hap1, whole genome shotgun sequence, one DNA window encodes the following:
- the LOC139173319 gene encoding phospholipase A2 GL16-1-like, with amino-acid sequence MILCTIPGSSPYSDFGDYGCYCGYGGSGTPVDELDRCCETHDSCYFQSRSHHDCTSFFDKPYFKTYSYTCNEGNLTCNDDNDECGAFICNCDRTAAICFAAAPYNKQYKDLDTSKYCQ; translated from the exons ATGATCCTATGCACCATCCCGGGCAGTAGCCCTTATTCGGATTTTGGGGATTACGGTTGCTACTGTGGCTACGGAGGCAGCGGGACACCAGTAGACGAGTTGGACAG GTGCTGCGAGACTCACGACTCCTGCTATTTCCAATCCAGGAGTCATCATGATTGTACGTCCTTCTTTGACAAGCCCTACTTCAAGACCTACTCCTACACCTGCAATGAAGGAAACCTCACCTGCAATG aCGACAACGACGAGTGTGGCGCTTTTATTTGCAATTGTGACCGCACGGCAGCCATCTGCTTCGCCGCAGCCCCTTACAACAAGCAGTACAAGGACTTGGACACCAGTAAATACTGCCAATGA